A genomic segment from Nicotiana sylvestris chromosome 1, ASM39365v2, whole genome shotgun sequence encodes:
- the LOC104230633 gene encoding uncharacterized protein has protein sequence MHRKHHFEFIGILEPMQQSHKMERYRARIGLAQAVVNVSNKFLAFIDEIFEVTILYNMTQQLTLRLMHTETHVELILTLVYAKCDRIERIELWDTLYAMSSDMIVLWLVGGDFNVIWGKEEKYGGLLVSLLEVDDFRHCINTRNLTDLGFKGRRWWNGRSEEDCIFKRLDRCFGNNELQQTFLGLEVTHLSKIGSDHCPMLLKCDIETPPIKKSFRFINFWTKHETFKEVVKENWNADFSANPFCIFNYKLKKLKQALSTWSRATYGDIFQKIASLEEVVLVHERQFDVNPTQMNRQRLRQVQAEMIKYLALEEEFWRQKPGVLWFKDGDRNTKFFHAQVNGRMKRQKLSRIQNSLGNWIEEDHLIAEEVVRFYKDQLLRVQCLMLLIF, from the coding sequence ATGCACAGAAAACATCACTTTGAGTTCATAGGAATCCTTGAGCCTATGCAACAGTCTCACAAAATGGAGAGGTATAGAGCAAGAATTGGTTTGGCACAGGCTGTGGTGAATGTGTCAAACAAGTTTTTGGCTTTTATTGATGAAATTTTTGAGGTTACTATTCTATATAACATGACTCAACAACTGACTTTGAGATTGATGCACACTGAAACACATGTTGAGCTCATCCTTACACTAGTTTATGCCAAATGTGATCGCATTGAAAGAATTGAACTATGGGATACTTTGTATGCAATGTCATCAGATATGATAGTACTATGGCTAGTTGGAGGCGACTTTAATGTGATATGGGGCAAGGAAGAGAAGTATGGAGGCTTGCTAGTTTCTCTACTTGAAGTAGATGACTTTAGACACTGCATTAATACCCGCAACTTGACAGATTTGGGATTTAAAGGAAGGAGATGGTGGAATGGAAGATCAGAGGAGGACTGTATTTTTAAAAGATTGGATAGATGTTTTGGCAATAATGAATTGCAACAGACCTTTCTTGGATTGGAGGTAACTCACCTATCCAAAATTGGGTCTGATCATTGCCCGATGCTGCTGAAATGTGATATAGAAACTCCTCCAATTAAGAAGTCATTCAGATTTATAAACTTTTGGACCAAGCATGAAACCTTCAAAGAGGTAGTAAAGGAGAATTGGAATGCTGATTTTAGTGCTAACCCTTTCTGCATTTTTAACTACAAGTTAAAGAAGCTTAAGCAAGCACTATCTACCTGGAGCAGAGCTACATATGGGGATATATTCCAAAAGATTGCAAGCCTTGAAGAGGTGGTCTTGGTTCATGAAAGACAATTTGATGTCAATCCTACACAGATGAACAGACAAAGATTACGACAGGTCCAAGCTGAAATGATTAAATATCTTGCATTAGAAGAAGAATTCTGGAGGCAAAAACCTGGCGTGTTATGGTTCAAAGATGGCGATAGAAACACTAAATTCTTCCATGCTCAGGTTAATGGGAGAATGAAGAGACAAAAATTATCAAGGATCCAGAATAGCCTTGGTAACTGGATTGAAGAAGATCACTTAATAGCAGAAGAAGTAGTAAGGTTCTACAAGGA